In the genome of Thermodesulfovibrionales bacterium, one region contains:
- a CDS encoding sensor domain-containing diguanylate cyclase — protein sequence MPEIFIIGKELLNKNFDFLKKHGTLSKLKSINDLKITAKGGATLLVIDKTQSRESSFMDFSKRLSDVPKLIVSSDGSSRGLAPWLKLPLTLPTRNPDDRELSFLARHLISQKTNLQDSIRLKEELSCSRSELDLLEVIGKILISDIAIDDMLGVIMKNVKKALGAAAWYVFLLNEDTGELVLERTDDKKSKQQQEQKLRRGEGVAGWVFKEGIPVIVPDVSQDKRCMHYSAQQKGSHAVSLISVPIKTADHTLGVIEFVGKAAGRPFTKDDLDLLMRTLDYAALAIKVASLYQKMADLSVTDDLTKLFNSRYLNRTIEVEIQRSERSHVSVSLIFMDIDYFKEVNDHHGHLTGSKLLVEIGQLLLKNLRSIDIVARYGGDEFVIVLPQTGPDVAEGVAERIRREVEQNVFLKKEGLSIRITASFGVASYPEHAKSKDDLLRLADEAMYRVKNYTRNGVYAII from the coding sequence ATGCCTGAGATATTCATTATAGGGAAAGAACTCCTCAACAAGAACTTCGACTTCCTTAAGAAACACGGTACCCTTTCAAAACTCAAGTCCATCAATGATCTTAAGATAACGGCTAAGGGCGGGGCCACCCTGCTCGTCATCGACAAGACACAGAGCAGGGAGAGCTCTTTCATGGATTTCTCGAAACGACTCTCTGACGTGCCGAAGCTTATCGTATCCTCCGACGGCTCCTCAAGGGGGCTCGCTCCGTGGCTGAAGTTGCCCCTTACCTTGCCGACGAGGAACCCTGATGACAGAGAACTCTCTTTTCTTGCCCGACATCTCATCTCACAGAAGACAAATCTCCAGGACAGCATACGTCTGAAGGAGGAACTCTCCTGCTCGAGGTCGGAGCTCGATCTTCTCGAGGTCATAGGGAAGATCCTCATTTCCGATATCGCCATCGACGATATGCTCGGGGTCATCATGAAGAACGTAAAGAAGGCCCTCGGGGCGGCAGCGTGGTATGTTTTTCTGCTCAATGAGGACACCGGTGAGCTTGTCCTCGAAAGAACCGATGATAAAAAAAGCAAACAACAGCAGGAGCAGAAATTGAGGCGCGGGGAAGGGGTCGCCGGCTGGGTGTTTAAGGAGGGGATTCCCGTCATTGTCCCCGATGTCTCACAGGACAAGCGTTGCATGCATTATTCAGCTCAACAGAAGGGCTCCCATGCAGTCTCACTCATCTCAGTCCCGATCAAGACGGCCGATCATACCCTAGGAGTAATAGAATTCGTCGGCAAGGCAGCAGGAAGGCCCTTTACCAAAGACGATCTTGATCTCCTCATGCGGACCCTTGATTATGCCGCCCTCGCCATAAAGGTTGCTTCACTCTATCAGAAGATGGCCGATCTTTCCGTTACCGACGATCTGACAAAACTTTTCAACAGCCGCTATCTGAACCGGACCATTGAAGTGGAAATACAGAGATCTGAGCGTTCCCACGTATCCGTCTCGCTCATTTTCATGGATATCGACTACTTCAAGGAGGTGAATGATCATCACGGACATCTGACGGGAAGCAAACTCCTTGTGGAAATCGGCCAACTCTTGCTGAAGAACCTCCGTTCCATTGATATCGTCGCACGATACGGCGGCGATGAATTCGTCATCGTCCTTCCCCAGACCGGTCCTGACGTAGCCGAAGGGGTTGCTGAAAGGATACGCAGGGAAGTCGAACAGAATGTCTTCCTGAAGAAGGAGGGCCTTTCCATTAGAATAACTGCCAGTTTCGGTGTTGCTTCATACCCGGAACATGCAAAGTCGAAGGACGATCTTCTTCGTCTTGCCGATGAGGCCATGTACCGGGTGAAAAATTATACGAGAAACGGTGTTTATGCTATAATTTAA
- a CDS encoding GTPase domain-containing protein, whose product MAFFNYVTKEITLKVVYYGPGLSGKTTNLQHLYSVLDPASRGKFISLATEADRTLFFDFLPVDLGKIREFTLRFQLYTVPGQIRYNATRKLVLKGADAIIFVADSQREMREQNLESLENMKENLVANNIDPDSIPMVIQYNKRDLPNVLPLEELERDLNKRHFEFTEAEAVKGKGVMETFRVITKTLVKDIARKHKVDIAPAKDEGIAIRIHEKSELDVEEAIPLQEPETFTEEVATASLPVASQGSFFPDEKLNSLAESLDEINRTLSKMKDSLAFLSSEVIETRKQQDGIHKALNEINRSLSKFRPKRRWFFFL is encoded by the coding sequence ATGGCCTTCTTCAATTATGTAACAAAAGAAATCACCCTGAAGGTTGTTTACTACGGCCCCGGCCTGAGCGGAAAAACAACGAATCTCCAGCACCTCTATTCCGTTCTCGATCCTGCATCCCGCGGGAAGTTTATATCCCTCGCAACAGAGGCCGACAGGACACTCTTCTTTGATTTCCTGCCCGTTGACCTCGGAAAGATCCGGGAGTTTACGCTCCGGTTCCAGCTCTATACCGTTCCCGGGCAGATACGGTACAACGCGACGCGAAAGCTCGTTCTGAAAGGCGCAGATGCCATCATCTTTGTCGCAGACTCCCAGAGGGAGATGAGGGAGCAGAACCTTGAGAGTCTCGAAAACATGAAGGAAAACCTTGTGGCGAACAACATCGATCCCGACTCCATTCCCATGGTCATTCAGTATAATAAACGTGACCTTCCCAATGTCCTGCCTCTTGAGGAACTGGAGAGGGATCTGAACAAAAGACACTTTGAATTTACCGAGGCGGAAGCGGTCAAAGGCAAGGGAGTGATGGAGACCTTCCGCGTTATCACAAAGACCCTTGTCAAGGACATTGCCCGAAAGCATAAAGTGGATATCGCTCCTGCCAAAGATGAAGGGATAGCGATCAGGATCCACGAAAAGAGCGAGCTGGACGTTGAGGAAGCGATCCCTTTACAAGAGCCTGAGACATTCACGGAAGAGGTCGCAACTGCCTCACTCCCTGTTGCGTCGCAAGGCTCCTTCTTCCCCGACGAAAAATTGAATTCCCTGGCGGAGAGCCTCGACGAGATAAACCGAACCCTTTCAAAGATGAAAGACAGCCTTGCCTTTCTTTCGAGCGAGGTCATCGAGACGAGAAAACAGCAGGATGGCATCCATAAAGCCCTCAATGAAATAAACAGGTCTCTGTCAAAGTTCAGACCGAAAAGGCGGTGGTTCTTTTTCCTGTGA